A DNA window from Pongo abelii isolate AG06213 chromosome 2, NHGRI_mPonAbe1-v2.0_pri, whole genome shotgun sequence contains the following coding sequences:
- the USP4 gene encoding ubiquitin carboxyl-terminal hydrolase 4 isoform X5, with product MAEGGGCRERPDAETQKSELGALMRTTLQRGAQWYLIDSRWFKQWKKYVGFDSWDMYNVGEHNLFPGPIDNSGLFSDPESQTLKEHLIDELDYVLVPTEAWNKLLNWYGCVEGQQPIVRKVVEHGLFVKHCKVEVYLLELKLCENSDPTNVLSCHFSKADTIATIEKEMRKLFNIPAERETRLWNKYMSNTYEQLSKLDNTVQDAGLYQGQVLVIEPQNEDGTWPRQTLQSNGLSLIVALGACWVHCSATKLGLKTHLSQEMFMWGPQEMLTQQAVALQNYDNKLVRCIEELCQKQEELCWQIQQEDEKQRLQNEVRQLTEKLACVNEKLARVNENLARKIASRSKFYQTIVETEATDLKMLESSQNLLSVLKREAGNLTKATASDQKSSSGRDS from the exons GTATCTTATTGACAGCCGGTGGTTCAAGCAGTGGAAGAAGTATGTGGGCTTTGACAGCTGGGACATGTATAATGTAGGTGAACATAACCTATTTCCTGGCCCAATAGACAACTCTGGGCTATTTTCAG atcCTGAGAGTCAGACCTTGAAAGAACACTTAATTGATGAATTGGACTACGTATTGGTCCCCACCGAGGCCTGGAATAAACTACTAAACTGGTACGGCTGTGTAGAAGGCCAGCAACCCATCGTCAGAAAA GTCGTGGAGCATGGCCTGTTTGTCAAGCACTGCAAAGTCGAGGTGTATTTGCTGGAACTGAAGCTCTGCGAGAACAGTGACCCCACCAATGTGCTGAGTTGCCATTTCAGCAAGGCAGACACCATTG CAACCATCGAGAAAGAGATGCGGAAGCTGTTCAACATCCCTGCGGAGCGTGAAACACGGCTCTGGAACAAATACATGAGCAACACCTACGAGCAGTTGAGCAAGCTAGACAACACTGTCCAGGATGCTGGGCTATACCAGGGTCAG GTGCTGGTAATTGAGCCTCAAAATGAAGATGGCACATGGCCCAGGCAGACCTTGCAGTCAAA TGGCCTGTCACTCATTGTTGCCCTGGGAGCTTGCTGGGTGCATTGTTCAGCTACAAAACTTGGACTAAAGACACATCTGTCTCAAGAGATGTTCATGTG ggggcCCCAGGAGATGTTGACCCAGCAGGCCGTGGCGCTGCAGAACTATGACAACAAGCTGGTCAGATGCATAGAGGAGCTATGCCAGAAGCAGGAGGAGCTGTGCTGGCAGATCCAGCAGGAGGACGAGAAACAGCGGCTGCAGAATGAGGTGAGGCAGCTGACAGAGAAGCTGGCCTGCGTCAACGAGAAGCTGGCCCGCGTCAATGAGAACCTGGCACGCAAGATTGCCTCTCGCAGTAAGTTCTACCAGACCATTGTGGAGACGGAGGCCACCGACCTCAAGATGCTGGAGAGCTCCCAGAATTTGCTCAGTGTCCTGAAGAGGGAAGCTGGGAACCTGACCAAGGCTACAGCCTCAGACCAGAAAAGTAGCAGTGGCAGGGACAGCTGA
- the USP4 gene encoding ubiquitin carboxyl-terminal hydrolase 4 isoform X6, with amino-acid sequence MAEGGGCRERPDAETQKSELGALMRTTLQRGAQWYLIDSRWFKQWKKYVGFDSWDMYNVGEHNLFPGPIDNSGLFSDPESQTLKEHLIDELDYVLVPTEAWNKLLNWYGCVEGQQPIVRKVVEHGLFVKHCKVEVYLLELKLCENSDPTNVLSCHFSKADTIATIEKEMRKLFNIPAERETRLWNKYMSNTYEQLSKLDNTVQDAGLYQGQVLVIEPQNEDGTWPRQTLQSKGPQEMLTQQAVALQNYDNKLVRCIEELCQKQEELCWQIQQEDEKQRLQNEVRQLTEKLACVNEKLARVNENLARKIASRSKFYQTIVETEATDLKMLESSQNLLSVLKREAGNLTKATASDQKSSSGRDS; translated from the exons GTATCTTATTGACAGCCGGTGGTTCAAGCAGTGGAAGAAGTATGTGGGCTTTGACAGCTGGGACATGTATAATGTAGGTGAACATAACCTATTTCCTGGCCCAATAGACAACTCTGGGCTATTTTCAG atcCTGAGAGTCAGACCTTGAAAGAACACTTAATTGATGAATTGGACTACGTATTGGTCCCCACCGAGGCCTGGAATAAACTACTAAACTGGTACGGCTGTGTAGAAGGCCAGCAACCCATCGTCAGAAAA GTCGTGGAGCATGGCCTGTTTGTCAAGCACTGCAAAGTCGAGGTGTATTTGCTGGAACTGAAGCTCTGCGAGAACAGTGACCCCACCAATGTGCTGAGTTGCCATTTCAGCAAGGCAGACACCATTG CAACCATCGAGAAAGAGATGCGGAAGCTGTTCAACATCCCTGCGGAGCGTGAAACACGGCTCTGGAACAAATACATGAGCAACACCTACGAGCAGTTGAGCAAGCTAGACAACACTGTCCAGGATGCTGGGCTATACCAGGGTCAG GTGCTGGTAATTGAGCCTCAAAATGAAGATGGCACATGGCCCAGGCAGACCTTGCAGTCAAA ggggcCCCAGGAGATGTTGACCCAGCAGGCCGTGGCGCTGCAGAACTATGACAACAAGCTGGTCAGATGCATAGAGGAGCTATGCCAGAAGCAGGAGGAGCTGTGCTGGCAGATCCAGCAGGAGGACGAGAAACAGCGGCTGCAGAATGAGGTGAGGCAGCTGACAGAGAAGCTGGCCTGCGTCAACGAGAAGCTGGCCCGCGTCAATGAGAACCTGGCACGCAAGATTGCCTCTCGCAGTAAGTTCTACCAGACCATTGTGGAGACGGAGGCCACCGACCTCAAGATGCTGGAGAGCTCCCAGAATTTGCTCAGTGTCCTGAAGAGGGAAGCTGGGAACCTGACCAAGGCTACAGCCTCAGACCAGAAAAGTAGCAGTGGCAGGGACAGCTGA